In Aquiflexum balticum DSM 16537, a single genomic region encodes these proteins:
- a CDS encoding COX15/CtaA family protein produces MKQKNLKNLNSFRRISLITVLAVYFLILVGGIVRSTGSGMGCPDWPKCFGSWVPPTSVNQLPSDYQEIYLRKRVEKNEKFVAQLDRLGFKNKAEEIRNDKSILIEEEFNPTKTWIEYINRLIGAVIGVLVLLTFIKSLSLWSLDKLIPVLAFFNLVLVLFQAWIGSIVVSTNLLTWMITLHMVLALLIVCLLLYIHYRSYKLAYPIKPMTEKPKRLYSILLIAFLLMVIQIVLGTQVRETVDMIAFEYGNMLRGEWIENLGLEFLIHRSFSLLILGVHLLFIYKIYKYSLRHANVFKWSQLLLLVLFLEIMTGVGMAYFAIPAFLQPLHLLLGSLIIGIQFIILLQLSDQKKLNIEKVSS; encoded by the coding sequence ATGAAGCAAAAGAATCTTAAAAATTTAAACAGCTTTCGCAGGATTTCTTTGATCACTGTGCTAGCTGTTTATTTCCTGATACTGGTCGGAGGGATTGTACGAAGTACAGGTTCCGGAATGGGATGTCCCGATTGGCCAAAATGCTTTGGGAGCTGGGTTCCACCAACAAGTGTGAATCAGCTCCCAAGTGATTATCAGGAAATCTACTTGCGCAAAAGAGTAGAAAAGAATGAGAAGTTTGTAGCGCAATTGGACCGTCTCGGTTTTAAAAATAAGGCTGAGGAAATTAGAAATGATAAAAGTATTCTGATTGAGGAAGAGTTTAATCCAACCAAAACTTGGATAGAATATATCAATAGGCTTATCGGTGCTGTCATTGGCGTTTTGGTCCTGCTGACCTTCATCAAATCACTTTCGCTTTGGAGCCTGGATAAATTAATCCCTGTTCTGGCATTCTTCAACTTGGTTTTGGTTTTATTCCAAGCTTGGATCGGCTCTATAGTTGTTTCTACCAATTTGCTTACTTGGATGATTACCTTGCATATGGTTTTGGCGCTGCTGATAGTATGCCTACTGCTGTACATTCATTATAGGTCCTATAAATTGGCTTATCCTATTAAGCCCATGACTGAAAAGCCAAAAAGGCTATATTCCATTCTGCTTATTGCTTTTTTGCTTATGGTTATTCAGATTGTATTGGGAACTCAAGTAAGAGAGACTGTAGATATGATTGCATTTGAATATGGAAATATGTTGCGTGGGGAATGGATTGAAAATTTGGGGTTGGAATTTCTAATACACAGGTCATTTTCCTTGTTGATTCTTGGAGTTCATTTATTGTTTATTTATAAAATATATAAATATTCTCTCAGGCATGCCAATGTATTCAAATGGTCTCAATTATTGTTGTTAGTGCTATTTCTTGAGATAATGACGGGAGTAGGGATGGCTTATTTTGCGATACCTGCTTTCTTACAGCCATTACATCTCTTATTGGGTTCTTTGATCATTGGTATTCAATTTATCATTTTACTTCAATTGAGTGATCAGAAAAAATTAAATATTGAAAAGGTAAGTTCATGA
- the cyoE gene encoding heme o synthase translates to MRTINITEESILDLLVFRAKVYFELVKFRLSALVTFSAAFGFILGDSGVVFSWGNFIALIFGGFLISGASGAANEIWERDFDKLMKRTENRPLPLNQISLKEAYWFTTLIALAGIFILWIFTNPLTTALGVLSMILYVFVYTPLKRVGPIAVFVGAIPGAMPPLLGWTAATGAISHEALIIFGIQFIWQFPHFWAIAWVSDEDYKRAGFKLLPSGGKKDLNTAIQIMIYTLFLIPLGLLPTYFGLTGLNSGIVATICGVLFLAQTFSLMKDCSRKSALKIMFGSFLYLPIVQIAYLLDKI, encoded by the coding sequence ATGAGAACTATAAATATTACAGAAGAATCAATTTTGGATTTATTGGTTTTTAGGGCCAAGGTATATTTTGAATTGGTCAAATTCAGATTGTCTGCCCTAGTTACTTTCTCTGCAGCGTTCGGGTTTATTCTGGGTGATTCCGGAGTAGTCTTTTCCTGGGGAAATTTTATTGCTTTGATATTTGGAGGATTTCTTATCAGCGGAGCATCGGGTGCTGCAAACGAGATTTGGGAAAGGGATTTTGATAAACTAATGAAAAGGACGGAAAACCGTCCCTTACCACTTAATCAGATTTCTTTAAAAGAAGCATATTGGTTTACTACATTAATAGCTCTTGCCGGTATTTTTATTCTTTGGATTTTCACTAATCCCCTGACTACCGCACTTGGAGTTTTAAGTATGATTCTTTATGTGTTCGTTTATACACCCCTGAAAAGAGTGGGACCAATTGCTGTATTTGTGGGAGCAATACCTGGCGCTATGCCACCTCTTCTTGGTTGGACCGCCGCTACGGGAGCCATATCCCATGAGGCTTTGATCATTTTCGGAATACAATTCATTTGGCAATTCCCTCATTTTTGGGCTATTGCTTGGGTGAGTGATGAAGATTATAAAAGAGCAGGTTTCAAATTACTTCCAAGTGGTGGAAAGAAAGATTTGAATACAGCTATTCAGATTATGATTTATACCTTATTCTTAATTCCATTAGGGTTATTGCCCACATATTTTGGACTCACCGGCCTTAATTCAGGGATAGTTGCAACCATATGTGGTGTTTTATTTTTGGCACAGACATTTTCTTTGATGAAAGACTGTTCAAGAAAATCAGCATTGAAGATTATGTTCGGTTCATTCCTTTATCTTCCTATAGTTCAAATCGCATATTTATTAGATAAAATTTAA
- a CDS encoding cytochrome c oxidase subunit 3: MEEKISYIEGAEQPIAMHPKKFALWLFIVTVVMIFASLTSAYIVRQSEGNWLEFDLPEIFWYNSAIILLSSITLHWAYMSAKKDDLAKVRSGMILTSILGVIFLVGQWYSWGALVDRDVFFVGNPAGSFLYVFTGLHALHLISGVIFLIIVLISSFRFQVHSKNMDSMEMCVTYWHFLGGLWLYLFMFLLLNH, translated from the coding sequence ATGGAAGAAAAGATCAGCTATATAGAAGGAGCAGAGCAACCAATTGCCATGCATCCCAAAAAATTTGCACTGTGGCTCTTCATTGTCACGGTAGTGATGATTTTTGCTTCATTGACAAGCGCGTATATTGTAAGACAATCAGAAGGGAATTGGCTGGAATTCGACCTGCCGGAAATTTTCTGGTATAATTCTGCAATTATTTTACTGAGCAGCATTACCTTACATTGGGCGTATATGTCTGCCAAGAAGGATGATTTAGCTAAAGTCAGATCAGGTATGATCCTTACTTCGATCCTTGGAGTCATATTTCTTGTTGGGCAATGGTATAGCTGGGGAGCTTTGGTAGATAGAGATGTGTTTTTTGTAGGGAATCCTGCAGGATCGTTTCTTTATGTTTTCACAGGTTTGCACGCATTACACTTGATCAGTGGTGTGATATTTCTAATTATTGTATTAATTTCGTCCTTTAGATTTCAGGTACATTCCAAAAACATGGATTCAATGGAAATGTGCGTGACTTATTGGCATTTTCTTGGAGGACTTTGGCTTTATCTGTTTATGTTCTTATTATTGAATCATTAA
- a CDS encoding cytochrome c oxidase subunit 3 → MSTTATAIGVSPKRGTWGGGNEPLKASYGKLMMWFFLLSDIFTFAALLITYISLRVSFPAYDGPAETFVGSNEYWPVPELVFDAIPFIHGVHIPLAFVGLMTFILIMSSVTMVLAVEAGHRNDKNDVVKWLLWTLLGGITFLSCQAWEWSHFIHGTEAGSVMTYVNNLGQTVTGVVNGANLSVNEYGPSNFAQLFFFITGFHGFHVTLGVVLLFLAFYQAAVGVYEGRGHYEMVEKIGLYWHFVDLVWVFVFTLFYLI, encoded by the coding sequence ATGTCTACGACTGCTACTGCTATCGGGGTTAGCCCCAAAAGAGGGACTTGGGGAGGTGGAAATGAACCACTCAAGGCCAGTTATGGAAAACTGATGATGTGGTTTTTCCTCCTTTCAGATATTTTTACATTTGCTGCTTTATTGATTACTTACATTTCGTTAAGAGTCAGTTTCCCGGCTTATGATGGTCCTGCAGAAACTTTTGTTGGTTCAAATGAATATTGGCCAGTGCCGGAACTTGTATTTGATGCCATTCCTTTTATTCATGGGGTGCATATACCTTTGGCCTTTGTGGGATTGATGACCTTCATTTTGATCATGAGTTCGGTTACAATGGTTTTGGCGGTGGAAGCAGGTCACAGAAATGATAAGAATGATGTGGTAAAATGGTTGTTGTGGACACTACTTGGAGGAATAACTTTCCTTAGCTGCCAGGCTTGGGAATGGAGTCACTTTATCCATGGAACAGAAGCGGGTTCAGTAATGACTTACGTCAATAATTTGGGCCAAACTGTTACCGGAGTAGTAAATGGGGCCAATCTTTCGGTCAATGAATATGGACCTTCTAATTTTGCGCAATTGTTTTTCTTTATTACCGGTTTCCATGGTTTCCATGTGACATTAGGTGTTGTACTATTGTTTTTGGCTTTTTATCAAGCAGCTGTGGGAGTTTATGAAGGAAGAGGCCATTATGAAATGGTTGAAAAAATCGGACTTTACTGGCACTTTGTTGACCTGGTCTGGGTATTTGTGTTCACTCTTTTCTACTTGATCTAA
- a CDS encoding cytochrome C oxidase subunit IV family protein, translating to MALQENKSMLEVVPRDEAKIKKIWKTAGILLLLTLVEFVFAFTLPRGIILYAIFIALTIWKAKYIMMEFMHLGEEAKPLFYSIIVPLIFLVWLVIALMREGSDIFLLRW from the coding sequence ATGGCTTTGCAAGAAAATAAATCAATGCTCGAAGTAGTTCCTCGTGATGAAGCTAAGATAAAAAAAATCTGGAAAACAGCTGGTATCTTACTCTTATTGACTCTTGTCGAATTCGTGTTTGCATTTACTCTCCCCAGAGGGATTATTTTATATGCGATTTTCATTGCGTTGACTATATGGAAAGCTAAATATATCATGATGGAGTTTATGCACCTAGGTGAGGAAGCTAAGCCGCTTTTCTACTCCATAATTGTTCCTTTGATTTTCTTGGTATGGTTGGTTATCGCTTTGATGCGTGAAGGAAGTGATATCTTCCTTTTGAGATGGTAA
- a CDS encoding SCO family protein, translating to MKGVRILQGMVLLSILMIPILVFVFLKTFGVNKYDIPILYQNGVEDPFQECDAVEEGQHFIPDFSLTSSQNKERGRSQMEGKITIVDFFFTSCPSICPIMSTEMERVDDAFRNESSVQIYSISIDPDYDTPEVLAEYAKRHNATPEKWFFLTGDKSQIYNLARCGFILPTLDGMGDPEEFIHSDKFVLVDDLGRIRGYYSGTNRDEVDRLILETKILLHGKE from the coding sequence ATGAAAGGAGTGCGGATTTTGCAGGGTATGGTTTTATTGAGTATCCTGATGATACCTATTTTGGTTTTCGTCTTTTTAAAGACTTTTGGGGTGAATAAGTATGATATTCCAATTTTGTATCAAAACGGAGTTGAAGATCCTTTCCAGGAATGTGACGCGGTAGAAGAGGGACAGCATTTTATACCAGACTTTTCACTTACTTCAAGCCAGAATAAAGAAAGAGGCAGAAGTCAAATGGAAGGTAAAATTACTATTGTGGATTTCTTTTTTACTTCCTGTCCAAGTATCTGTCCCATCATGTCCACCGAAATGGAAAGGGTAGATGATGCTTTTAGAAATGAAAGCAGTGTTCAGATATACTCCATTTCCATTGACCCTGATTATGATACTCCGGAGGTTCTTGCCGAATATGCAAAACGACATAATGCAACTCCGGAAAAATGGTTTTTCCTTACAGGAGACAAATCACAGATCTATAACCTTGCACGATGTGGATTTATTCTGCCGACTTTAGACGGTATGGGGGATCCTGAAGAATTTATTCATAGTGATAAGTTTGTACTTGTAGATGACCTTGGCAGAATTAGAGGGTATTATAGTGGTACGAATAGAGATGAGGTAGATAGGTTGATTTTAGAAACAAAAATTCTGTTACATGGAAAAGAATAG
- a CDS encoding DUF420 domain-containing protein — translation MEKNSEVIQKNNKGVIRWITLIAIAVPVVVAILLFMPSKIDVASDWVYFLPHLNAVINTAATVALIAGVVFIKKGNIEFHRAAMTTAFGLGGIFLVSYVIYHATAESTSFGGEGLIKYFYYFILITHIILAAVALFPILLAYFYGYTDQREKHRKVVKYAFPIWLYVTVTGVLVYLMISPYYNF, via the coding sequence ATGGAAAAGAATAGCGAAGTTATACAGAAAAATAATAAGGGTGTAATCAGATGGATTACGCTGATTGCAATAGCTGTACCCGTGGTAGTTGCAATCTTATTGTTTATGCCATCCAAAATAGACGTGGCAAGTGATTGGGTTTATTTCTTGCCGCATCTAAATGCAGTCATTAACACTGCTGCTACAGTTGCCTTGATTGCTGGGGTGGTTTTTATTAAAAAAGGTAATATTGAATTTCACCGTGCAGCAATGACAACTGCTTTTGGACTTGGCGGAATTTTCCTTGTTTCCTATGTAATATACCACGCTACAGCAGAAAGCACATCATTTGGTGGGGAGGGTTTGATTAAGTATTTCTATTACTTTATTTTGATTACGCATATTATATTGGCTGCTGTCGCTTTGTTTCCTATTCTTTTGGCGTATTTTTATGGATATACCGACCAAAGAGAGAAACACAGAAAAGTAGTCAAATATGCTTTCCCTATTTGGTTGTACGTTACAGTTACCGGAGTATTGGTATATTTGATGATCAGTCCTTATTACAATTTCTAA
- a CDS encoding ATP-binding protein, with protein MVVHKIKPVPLFIALAGFAIFLAVIFVFSDKDDTEKLVRPITEKIQKIDAQFDEDYLALLMANRPDESFSFTKLTIPSHHPYYIFTESGDLVYWSDFSFMPEFELVNPVANQRILEDRFGIFFSKIKRFSRNNKGYWLVQMYPLYFKRDIQNEFLQSGFNKEVFGNGLVDISEKKTDGYFEILGAKGEYLFSVYFDPDYSPSDQSNRLTILIFFFSLIVLVVILARDLVLSYWKKGEKIRAIVYTSIVLFFVRFLMLLFRFPRDYFDFGLFDPSGYASSWINPSLGDLFINVIGLAILFGMILVYIAGSDFKSWFKQKNINSNSRLLLLLALFFSTCLLAVFYSLYIDILSNSQWDLNILSLPSLDWFKLVSLLVIFIGGAGYFMFTVLMLNIVFYDKNVKKAKAIVTLVYFSFPIIVLLIFLNWMWLIAYLAHFVFLVAAIQFNIYRHIFIVGLNTFLTFFFGCLIAAIIIGVASHQVYLDRNFQSKVSFGTEQLVENDILAEFFLADIMSRISDDLFIKASLVDPLMQKESIEKKIRKIHMDNYFDQYALKIKVFNTSGDNVLDRQKTYELNNLRMRYVKSDYATSVKDLYFINQGKEGEGNQYYAFIPLYSENNYIGTVFIELRQLRILAGSVFPKLLMDEKYVGSLNQKKFDYAIYEEGELQYGVGLFNYRAADLANDLEQTNLYDYGIYRQKFHHVGVREGDRVIIVSSPVYPFYYIMADISLFFLGFISFTLISLFVVTFSKKVGTFEFNYATKLQLYLNFAFFFPILIISLIIVGLFTNSYQEELHRQYLQKTSLVTDNLSTLVEKQKSGLLEKDELEEAMNNLSGNANTDINLYNKSGVLISTSQPNIFDKKVLTKFINPKAIVDLVEGQNNLALLEERIGNLSFKSVYAAIRSNDGQEVQAIVAVPFFESETELDLLIADVLSNIINIFVLVFIMFLVISYFVSKNLTFPFKLLTQKLKVTGLDNNEPMYWPAKDEIGLLVNEYNNMLFKLEASKKDLADSEKESAWREMAKQVAHEIKNPLTPMKLTLQHLLRLQAEGNLQDPQKLKKPLETLIHQVDTLSDIANSFSNFAKMPQPKKELMDFKEVVLGTLELFKNRENGKIIFGDLTAEEEKLTVMGDKQLFGRIIGNLIINGFQASDQMKKALIHIFLRMIDGQVVLEVRDNGKGIPRELKDKIFIPNFSTKSEGSGLGLAIAKRGVETEGGKIWFETEEGKGTSFFLAFDIVR; from the coding sequence ATGGTTGTGCACAAAATCAAACCTGTTCCTCTTTTTATTGCTTTAGCTGGTTTTGCCATTTTTCTGGCAGTGATTTTCGTGTTTTCGGATAAGGATGACACCGAAAAACTTGTCCGACCCATTACCGAAAAAATCCAAAAAATTGACGCTCAATTTGACGAAGACTACCTTGCATTATTAATGGCAAACCGGCCTGATGAAAGTTTTTCTTTTACCAAACTTACCATTCCATCCCATCATCCTTATTATATATTTACAGAATCCGGTGACCTGGTTTATTGGTCTGATTTTTCATTTATGCCGGAATTTGAATTGGTAAATCCCGTCGCAAATCAACGAATTTTAGAAGATAGATTTGGAATTTTTTTTTCAAAAATCAAAAGGTTTTCACGAAACAACAAAGGTTATTGGCTGGTCCAAATGTATCCATTGTATTTTAAGAGGGATATTCAAAACGAATTCCTACAATCAGGATTTAATAAAGAAGTTTTTGGAAACGGATTGGTTGACATCTCAGAAAAAAAGACAGATGGGTATTTCGAAATTCTAGGAGCAAAAGGCGAATATCTGTTTTCTGTCTATTTTGATCCGGATTATTCCCCTTCGGACCAATCAAATAGACTGACCATTTTGATTTTTTTCTTTTCCCTTATTGTATTGGTGGTGATTCTGGCCAGAGACCTGGTACTTTCTTATTGGAAAAAAGGAGAAAAGATCAGGGCTATCGTTTACACGTCAATAGTATTGTTTTTTGTCAGATTCTTAATGTTGCTCTTTCGATTTCCGAGGGATTATTTTGATTTCGGCTTATTTGATCCTTCCGGCTATGCCTCTTCATGGATCAATCCAAGCCTGGGGGATCTTTTTATCAATGTAATTGGACTTGCAATATTGTTTGGGATGATATTAGTCTATATAGCCGGAAGCGATTTCAAATCCTGGTTTAAACAAAAAAATATCAATAGCAATAGCAGGCTGTTATTATTGCTTGCCTTATTCTTTTCCACTTGTTTATTGGCAGTCTTTTATAGTCTGTATATTGATATTTTGAGTAACTCTCAATGGGATCTGAATATCTTAAGTCTTCCTTCTCTGGATTGGTTTAAATTGGTAAGTCTTTTGGTGATATTTATTGGTGGGGCAGGCTATTTTATGTTTACAGTCCTGATGCTCAATATTGTTTTTTATGATAAAAATGTAAAAAAAGCTAAGGCCATAGTCACCTTGGTATATTTCTCATTTCCTATTATTGTTCTTTTGATTTTTTTGAATTGGATGTGGCTGATAGCATATTTGGCACATTTTGTCTTTTTGGTTGCAGCTATTCAATTCAATATTTACAGGCATATTTTTATCGTTGGTCTGAACACTTTTCTTACCTTTTTCTTTGGATGTCTTATCGCCGCAATAATTATAGGTGTTGCATCTCATCAGGTTTATTTGGACAGGAATTTTCAGTCAAAGGTCAGTTTTGGTACAGAGCAACTCGTAGAGAATGATATTCTTGCTGAATTCTTTTTAGCTGATATCATGTCGAGGATAAGTGATGATTTATTTATCAAAGCGTCCTTGGTGGACCCACTTATGCAAAAAGAATCCATTGAAAAAAAGATCAGAAAAATCCACATGGATAATTACTTTGATCAATATGCACTCAAGATCAAGGTTTTTAATACCTCAGGAGATAATGTGCTGGACAGACAAAAGACATATGAATTGAATAATCTGAGAATGCGATATGTCAAAAGTGATTATGCCACCTCAGTGAAGGATTTGTATTTTATCAACCAAGGCAAAGAAGGGGAGGGGAACCAATACTATGCTTTCATTCCGCTCTATAGCGAAAATAATTATATAGGCACTGTTTTTATAGAACTTCGGCAATTAAGAATCCTGGCGGGGTCAGTTTTCCCCAAGTTATTGATGGATGAAAAATATGTAGGTAGCTTAAATCAGAAAAAATTTGATTATGCCATTTATGAAGAAGGTGAATTACAATATGGTGTAGGACTTTTCAATTATAGGGCTGCAGATCTGGCAAATGACTTGGAGCAAACCAATCTCTATGATTATGGTATTTACAGGCAGAAATTTCATCATGTAGGTGTAAGGGAAGGTGATCGGGTTATAATTGTTTCCTCTCCCGTTTATCCATTCTACTATATCATGGCTGATATCTCACTGTTCTTTTTGGGTTTTATTTCCTTTACTCTGATCAGTCTTTTTGTAGTTACTTTTTCAAAAAAAGTCGGGACTTTTGAATTTAACTATGCTACCAAACTGCAGCTGTATCTTAATTTCGCTTTCTTTTTCCCCATTTTGATTATAAGTCTTATCATAGTGGGATTATTCACCAATTCTTATCAAGAGGAACTTCACAGACAATACCTGCAAAAAACGTCATTGGTCACAGATAACCTTTCCACCTTGGTGGAGAAACAAAAAAGCGGACTACTGGAAAAAGATGAATTGGAAGAAGCCATGAATAATTTATCAGGCAATGCCAATACTGATATAAACCTCTATAATAAAAGTGGTGTTTTGATCAGTACATCCCAACCAAATATTTTTGACAAGAAAGTCCTTACAAAATTCATCAATCCAAAAGCGATTGTGGATTTGGTAGAGGGACAAAATAATCTTGCTTTGTTGGAAGAAAGGATCGGAAATCTAAGCTTTAAATCAGTTTATGCTGCCATTAGATCAAATGATGGACAAGAAGTTCAGGCAATTGTAGCTGTTCCGTTTTTTGAATCTGAAACTGAACTGGACTTGTTGATTGCCGATGTACTGAGCAATATCATCAATATTTTTGTCCTGGTATTCATTATGTTTCTAGTCATTTCATATTTTGTTTCCAAAAACCTGACCTTTCCTTTCAAACTGCTTACCCAAAAGCTGAAAGTTACAGGTCTTGATAATAACGAACCTATGTATTGGCCTGCAAAAGATGAGATCGGATTGTTGGTAAACGAATATAATAACATGCTCTTCAAATTGGAGGCGAGTAAAAAAGACCTGGCTGATTCAGAAAAGGAATCTGCATGGAGAGAAATGGCCAAACAAGTTGCGCATGAGATAAAAAATCCCCTCACCCCGATGAAGCTTACCTTGCAGCATTTGTTGAGACTTCAGGCGGAAGGAAATCTACAGGATCCACAAAAGTTAAAAAAACCTTTAGAAACGTTGATCCATCAGGTAGATACACTTAGCGACATAGCGAATTCTTTTTCCAATTTTGCTAAGATGCCCCAACCAAAAAAGGAATTGATGGATTTCAAAGAAGTGGTATTGGGCACCTTAGAGCTATTCAAAAACAGAGAGAATGGGAAAATTATTTTTGGTGATCTTACTGCAGAGGAGGAAAAATTAACAGTGATGGGGGATAAGCAACTTTTTGGCAGGATCATCGGAAATCTCATTATCAATGGGTTTCAGGCGTCTGATCAAATGAAAAAGGCTTTGATACATATTTTTCTGAGAATGATAGATGGACAGGTCGTTTTGGAGGTGCGGGATAATGGTAAAGGAATTCCGCGGGAGTTGAAGGATAAGATTTTCATACCTAATTTCAGTACCAAATCAGAAGGTTCAGGACTAGGTTTGGCCATAGCTAAAAGAGGGGTGGAGACTGAAGGTGGTAAAATTTGGTTTGAAACAGAAGAAGGAAAAGGCACTTCTTTTTTCCTTGCCTTTGATATTGTCAGGTAA
- a CDS encoding 3-keto-disaccharide hydrolase, producing MKALICILFLNLCLFHSPVIAQSVSLFNGKNLEGWYMDVPDLEKDSSLRIPFIVRNGMLVSLGTPQGHLITHKEYENYRLEVEYRFPGKPGNCGVLVHASTPRTLYNMFPKSIEVQMMHENAGDFWCIGEDIQVLDMEARRGPKDNWGVIEGKGRRILNLTDGSENPLGEWNQMIIECKRDEIKVWVNGGLVNHGFCATASKGKIAIQAEGAEVEFRRLAISSL from the coding sequence ATGAAAGCATTAATATGTATTCTATTTTTAAATCTATGTTTGTTCCATTCTCCTGTCATCGCCCAATCTGTTTCCCTCTTCAATGGAAAAAACCTGGAGGGCTGGTATATGGATGTTCCCGATCTGGAAAAAGACAGCAGTTTACGGATTCCCTTTATTGTCAGAAACGGGATGTTGGTGAGTTTGGGAACTCCCCAAGGTCATCTTATTACACACAAGGAATATGAAAACTATAGACTTGAGGTAGAATACCGCTTTCCAGGTAAACCTGGGAACTGTGGCGTTTTGGTCCATGCTTCTACGCCCAGGACTTTATACAATATGTTTCCAAAATCGATAGAGGTTCAGATGATGCATGAAAACGCAGGTGATTTTTGGTGTATAGGGGAAGATATCCAAGTGCTGGACATGGAAGCAAGGAGGGGTCCAAAAGATAATTGGGGAGTCATCGAGGGAAAAGGCAGAAGAATTCTCAACCTGACTGATGGTTCAGAAAATCCCTTGGGGGAATGGAATCAAATGATCATTGAATGTAAAAGGGATGAAATCAAAGTCTGGGTAAACGGAGGTCTGGTCAATCATGGATTTTGTGCCACTGCTTCAAAAGGAAAGATTGCTATTCAGGCTGAAGGGGCAGAAGTGGAGTTTAGGAGGTTAGCGATTTCTTCTTTGTAA
- a CDS encoding TetR/AcrR family transcriptional regulator, translating to MDNKKIDARNRLLDAVGEILAKEGHKGLRITTICKKAGVDKSLVYTIFGSLENLIETYIVSNDYWADKAKKVHDVLPIDQTVGLKDLIQFFLEKQFTNVFQDQTLQKTMLWSISESNPLMQRIVSAREGVGEGLFIDSEHYFGENNEYFRAFSAVNVAALYYLALHAAAGNGTFCGIDLNTKQGKESILQAVAEINTYFFEKYGKK from the coding sequence ATGGATAATAAAAAGATAGATGCCAGAAACAGACTGTTGGATGCTGTGGGGGAAATCTTGGCAAAAGAGGGACATAAGGGTCTTCGAATAACAACTATCTGTAAAAAGGCAGGTGTTGATAAAAGTTTGGTTTACACCATTTTCGGATCCTTGGAAAACCTGATAGAAACCTATATTGTAAGTAACGACTATTGGGCGGATAAGGCAAAAAAAGTCCATGATGTCCTGCCAATCGATCAGACGGTAGGATTGAAAGATCTTATCCAGTTTTTTCTGGAAAAACAGTTTACAAATGTCTTTCAGGATCAGACATTACAAAAAACTATGTTGTGGAGTATTTCTGAAAGCAATCCGCTGATGCAGAGAATCGTCAGTGCCCGCGAAGGGGTGGGTGAAGGCCTATTCATTGATTCTGAACATTATTTCGGGGAAAATAACGAGTATTTCAGAGCATTCTCTGCCGTAAATGTAGCTGCATTATATTACTTGGCTTTACATGCTGCCGCAGGAAACGGTACTTTTTGCGGGATTGACCTGAACACAAAACAGGGAAAGGAAAGCATTCTCCAAGCGGTCGCCGAAATCAACACCTATTTTTTTGAAAAATATGGAAAAAAGTAA